A window of the Gemmatimonadota bacterium genome harbors these coding sequences:
- a CDS encoding transcriptional repressor, whose amino-acid sequence MTQQRQAVAEVVFTSDAHPSVDDIDQWLRGRGDRIGKATIYRTLDLLVRSRLVEEHDFGEGFKRYEHRLSQRPVHEHLICLECGIVVEFESRELYGVENRVRRERGFLPLRHRLEIYGLCRACDEVGVELPIEGFTCPIETV is encoded by the coding sequence ATGACGCAGCAACGACAGGCCGTCGCGGAGGTCGTCTTCACTTCAGACGCACACCCGTCGGTCGACGACATCGACCAGTGGCTCCGCGGTCGCGGTGACCGGATCGGGAAGGCCACGATCTACCGCACCCTCGATCTGCTCGTGCGCAGCCGACTCGTAGAGGAGCACGACTTCGGAGAAGGCTTCAAGCGGTACGAGCACCGGCTCTCGCAGCGCCCCGTCCACGAGCACCTCATCTGTCTCGAGTGCGGAATCGTGGTGGAGTTCGAGAGCAGGGAGCTGTACGGCGTTGAGAACCGGGTCCGCCGCGAACGCGGCTTCCTCCCGTTGCGGCACCGGCTGGAGATCTACGGCCTGTGCCGCGCATGCGACGAGGTGGGCGTCGAGCTACCCATCGAGGGCTTTACCTGTCCCATCGAGACCGTCTGA